A stretch of DNA from Desmospora activa DSM 45169:
GGGACACACAAGGACGTGAATTTATCGACTTTTTCGCCGGAGCGGGTGCGCTCAATTACGGACACAATCACCCTGCGATGACGAAAAAACTGGTGGATTACCTGACGAGCGGCAACATCGTCCACAGCCTCGACATGGCGACCAAAGCAAAAGAAGAGTTTTTAAAACGCTTTGACGAGGTTATTTTACAGCCGCGACAGCTGGATTATAAAGTGATGTTCCCCGGACCCACCGGCGCCAACACCGTCGAAAGTGCCCTAAAACTGGCGCGCAAGGTAACCGGACGGGAAACGGTCATCAGCTTTACCCACGCTTTCCACGGCATGACCTTAGGCGCGCTCTCCATCACGGCTAACTCCTTTAAGCGACATGGAGCTGGCGTTCCTTTGAACCACGCAGTCTCTATGCCCTATGAAAATTATCTAGGTGATGCTGTAGATTCACTCACCCTGCTTGAGCGTTATTTGGAAGACAAAGGCAGCGGCATTGACCTTCCTGCGGCCATTATCTTGGAAACGGTCCAAGGGGAAGGAGGAATAAACGTCGCCAGCTCCCAATGGTTGAAGCAGGTGGAGCAACTCTGCCGCCGGTGGGATATTTTACTGATTGTGGACGATGTGCAGGCGGGATGCGGGCGTACCGGTCCGTTCTTCAGCTTTGAAGCGGCAGGAATCGAACCGGATATCATCTGTCTGTCGAAGTCGATCGGCGGTTATGGCCTGCCGATGGCTCTTACCCTGATCAAGCCGGAGTTTGATAAATGGGCACCCGGTGAGCACAACGGAACCTTCCGCGGACACAACCTGGCGTTTGTAGCGGCCACTGAGGCTCTCTCCTTCTGGGAGACAGACACCTTTACCAAAGAGACCTTACGCAAAGGAGAGAAGGTGAAACTGGCACTGCAACGAATGGCAGATGATCATCCTGAGCTGGAAGCGGAAGTGCGCGGACGCGGACTGATGGCGGGAATCGCCTTCGGTGAGACGGACTTCGCCAGTAAGGTATGTAAAGAGGCCTTCACCCGCCAGTTGATCATCGAAACATCCGGCCCCGATGATGAAGTGGCCAAGTTACTCCCTCCACTCATCATTGACGACGAGGGATTGGATCGCGGTCTCGCCATTCTGGAGGAGAGCATCAAGGCTGCAAAGGCGTGATGGAGGTTTCTCAACAAATACAATAAGAGACGAAGCGGAAAGGAACGATACCATGATTGTACGCCACCTAGACGAAATCGTAGGAACAGACGGAGAAGTCTCCGGGGAGACCTGGACCAGTCGACGCCTGCTGTTAAAAAAGGACGGTTGCGGCTTTTCCCTTCACGACACCATTATCAAAGCGGGCACCGTCACCGATATGTGGTACAAAAACCACATTGAAGCGGTCTACTGCATCGAAGGGGAAGGGGAAGTAGAAACCGTCGATAACGGCAAGGTATATCCACTCAAGGCCGGTTCCCTCTACACCCTTGATGGCCATGAAAAACACCAACTCCGCGCCAAGACACAAATGCGCATGGTGTGTGTCTTTAATCCTCCGGTAACCGGGAATGAAACCCATGATAAGGATGGAGCTTATCCTTTGGAAGAAGATTGATAAAAGCCAACCAAAAAAGCCCCAGTAATGGGGCTTTTTTGGTTGGCTAAACCAATCATAATACCCGTTCCACCCCGGACATCTGCTGCAGCCGGGGCTTCAGCCGCAGATAGAGCGGGAGGAACACGAGTGCGATCAATAGTCCTTTTATCAGATTGAAGGGACCGATACCATATAGAACCAATGCCGTCTTCTCCGGCCCTTCTACCGTCCAGTTGATCAGAAAGGCATATGCGGGTAAGACCACCCAGTAATTGGCGATACTCATCACCACTGCCATAACAGCTGTAGCAACGATAAGTCCGCTGATCAATCCTTTGAGACCGGAAATGCGACGGGCAATCCAGACCGTCAACACCACAAAGATGCTTCCAGCTACAAAGTTAGACATTTCACCAATGGGCAATCCCGCCTCACTACCGGTAAAAATAAAGTGAAGCAGGTTTTTGATAAACTCCACCAGCACCCCCATCCACGGGCCAAACAGCAGTCCAGCCACCAAAGCGGGAACTTCGCTGAAATCCACCCGCAAAAAAGCGGGAAACGGCGGCAGGGGAAAATCGAGATATTGCATTAAAAAAGCAAAGCAAGACAACAAAGATACCATCGTCAATTTGGCAGTTGTAAACCGTTTCGCCACCAGAACACTCTCCCTTTTATATGTGGTTCTGATGACAACCGTACAGCAAAAAGCCCCAAGAGCGGTGAACGATCACCTTCTTCGGGCTTGGATGTGAGTGCAGATTGAAATAGAGGTCCATCATTGGACAGACCTTCCCCACTCGAACAAACGTGTACGTGTCATCCTTCTCCCATCCAGACTATACTGTCGGTCCCGGAATTGCACCGGGTCCACCGCTCCTGACGGAACGGGTCACGGACTGAGGCAATTTGTGCCATCACCGCCGGTCGGGAATTTCACCCTGCCCCGAAGGATACTTGCTATCCAATTAGCCTTATTGTAACGGAAATTGTTTCATTTAGCAATGCGAACGAAAATCCTTCCCGTTGTTAGCCACCATGTCAAACGATTCCTTGCGTGTGGGGTAAACTCAA
This window harbors:
- a CDS encoding ECF transporter S component — its product is MAKRFTTAKLTMVSLLSCFAFLMQYLDFPLPPFPAFLRVDFSEVPALVAGLLFGPWMGVLVEFIKNLLHFIFTGSEAGLPIGEMSNFVAGSIFVVLTVWIARRISGLKGLISGLIVATAVMAVVMSIANYWVVLPAYAFLINWTVEGPEKTALVLYGIGPFNLIKGLLIALVFLPLYLRLKPRLQQMSGVERVL
- the ectB gene encoding diaminobutyrate--2-oxoglutarate transaminase encodes the protein MIPTTEKASPDMRVFEQLESEVRSYCRSFPTVFEKAQGYKLWDTQGREFIDFFAGAGALNYGHNHPAMTKKLVDYLTSGNIVHSLDMATKAKEEFLKRFDEVILQPRQLDYKVMFPGPTGANTVESALKLARKVTGRETVISFTHAFHGMTLGALSITANSFKRHGAGVPLNHAVSMPYENYLGDAVDSLTLLERYLEDKGSGIDLPAAIILETVQGEGGINVASSQWLKQVEQLCRRWDILLIVDDVQAGCGRTGPFFSFEAAGIEPDIICLSKSIGGYGLPMALTLIKPEFDKWAPGEHNGTFRGHNLAFVAATEALSFWETDTFTKETLRKGEKVKLALQRMADDHPELEAEVRGRGLMAGIAFGETDFASKVCKEAFTRQLIIETSGPDDEVAKLLPPLIIDDEGLDRGLAILEESIKAAKA
- a CDS encoding ectoine synthase; translation: MIVRHLDEIVGTDGEVSGETWTSRRLLLKKDGCGFSLHDTIIKAGTVTDMWYKNHIEAVYCIEGEGEVETVDNGKVYPLKAGSLYTLDGHEKHQLRAKTQMRMVCVFNPPVTGNETHDKDGAYPLEED